From the Psilocybe cubensis strain MGC-MH-2018 chromosome 6, whole genome shotgun sequence genome, the window TTGCTTTGGTGGATTTTAACCATCTTGTGTGTCCCATTTCTCGTTTCGTGTAACTTTTTACTGAACTTCACCAGGTCGGACCTCGTATCGAATACTCTATTGGTGACATTttcgaggacgacgaagtTGCCAAAATTCTGCCCTTCCTCGCATTACCAGACGGCGCACATCTGGTGACTCTTCCCATTGTTTTTGCCCATTCCAGTTCTCATTGTAGTAGAGCTCGGAAGATTATTCTTATTTCCACCTCGTCAAACCCGGCCTAAATCCAACCACAATTTTTGGTATCTCGTGAGTTTTTAGCATTATTGACATGACCTCTCCATGGTTACATTTTGATAGGTGCAATCAACAAATTTCTGCTGCGAGCCTTTTAGTCAAAGGCCCTGACGTGACACGCTCAACTGTCCAAAAAGCTGTTGTCGTATTGGCGTCAAAGCCTGTATTTGGACCAATACGAGAGAAATTGCGAGTGGTTACAACTGCCCTTTTCTTGCAGAGGTACAGCCGCCTTTGTTATTGTTAATACAGACATTTACTTACACCCCCTAGGGATTTCCGAGATTCGAGCATTCTCGACGACTTTGCGGCTTCTTTGGAAAGATCGTTGCGCTCGCAGCTGACGGAGAGTGGGCTTTATATGGGTACGTCCACACCAACCCATCAATATGACTGTAAGTTGACCAAGTTGTAGGCACGAGCATGTGAGTATCTCGGCTCTATATATCTGTACTTTATCTAACCTCGGTCAAGACGCGACCTCGTGCATACATTCAGACAAAAGACTCTAATTCTCGTCAAAGCTCTCATGCTCCAAAAGAGAATTATGTTTTACGGATACCCCGTCGAAAAACTATGCACATACCAGTACTCTCTGGTATCTCTGCTTCCTGGTACATAATATTTTCCATTCGCGGTCATATTCTGATTCCTTATAGGTCTCTTGCAGACCCTTGATGACTGCGGCTCGCCTCCTCTGGCGGCACGTGCACCCACTCTATCTCGTCCAACTTCACTTCGAACGTCGGACCACAAAAGTATGATGGCTTATATGGGACTACCTCTCGATATTTTCGGCAAGGTTTGCTTGTTTCTTCCGTGTTTTGTGCGTTGCTGAGCCTTTTTCTCAATAGAATGCATTTTTCCAACCCTATCTACCCCTACAACAACTCGACATGATAAAAGATACCCCTAGTTGGCTATGCGGATGTACAAATTCTATCATCACACAACAACCTGATATAGATCTCCTTGTTAATGTATGCTAcctttttatttatttaaatTTGCTTGGCCCTGACCGAAGACGAATATCAGACCGATACAGGCGTTTTCGAGTTCCGGGACCCGAAGTTGGAACGCTCAGCTGGACTGACGCCAGCGGACAGAAAGTGGATGGACGACATCTTGACTGATGTCAATGAGAATTGGCGATCGGATGCTTTGTCGAATGCAACAGGAATGCAACAGTAATTATTATGTTTCAAGAGTGTGCGATAGTCCTTGTTTCTGATGTCCGGAATCCCAGGTTCAAAGGGAGCGACGATTATCTGCGAGCtaaggtatgttttctttaTTCTCGGTAATAAAAGTCGTGGATTCAAGTTTGTTTTTGTAGTTTGAAGAGTATATCTCAGCGGCGCTGTCATCTGTACGATACCGCGATTTTATCTCAAAGGGCGAGAACAATGGGGTTATGATTACGGGAGGAACGGGTAAGTGGTTTTCTCCTCACACTTGGTCGACTTTCTTATCGAGGGCTTAGGCGGGCACCCGAGTTCAACGGAAGATTTCAACCCTCTATGGATATCGGAATTTAAGAACACTAATGCTTATGAGGTGTGGGAACGCACAACAGACCCTTTGCTTTTCGATATTGTGGAACCACGGTAAGCAAACAGTTCTACTCGCGGTCAGAATTGTTCTGAACAACTTTGGCAAATACAGACATCCGTGTAATGAAAAACCTTCTGTGGTTGCTGATATTGGGTTGCGCCTTCAAGAAGGCATTCAAGACCTAAAGCTCGAACAACAACTCGCTCCTGCTCGAGAAGCTGTGGCAAGAACCTTGACGGCCAGTTCGACGAGCTTTTTCAAAGCTGTTGAAGGTGTTCGAGGGCGGTGGAGTCAGCGGAATACTAGTCCTGCCCCGCCAACGCCGAATGAAGACGCTCTCAACAAATCGTCACGCGCCAGCACACCTCCTGTGGAAGTCTCAAAGGCGGACTTTGAAGACGTACCACGGACTGCGATGCAGGCGGATTATACGCCTTCCAGCAGAACTTTGCGTCCATTCTCTTTGACAAGCACAAATTCTCTGCCCTCGGACTCGCCAGTGACGAGTCCTGTGAACGGTGCAGTGCCCAGTCCTCTGAAGCCGCTATCGGCGTGGAGCTCTGGCATTGGCTCGTTCTTATCTGCGAAGACTGCTAGGTTTTCGTTGGCGGGTGCGAAGACGCCCACGACGGCGCGTCCTGCGGAGTCAGCGTTCCCGCGCACTCCTCAGCCGCTACATGAAGAGTATGGAGAGCCGGAGGGGTCGCCGCTGTTCAATGGGATGAGCCCAGGTGTGAGCCCAACATCAGCCGAAGTAGTAGCTCCTCAAAGTATATCGAGTGTGCTGGAGTCGAGTGCATCAAGTCAGACAGTGGTtccttcgtcttcatcttcgtcgtggTCTACCACTGGTGCTGGCACTGGGAACGGGAATGGCAGTACCAAGGCTGATGGGAAAGTTGAGGACAAGGTCCCAGAGAAGCGTAACGCAGTCGGAGAGGATTCTTCGGTATTTACGGTTCTATAAAGCCTGTCGGGGTATGTAGTCAACCATTGCTCTTCGTGCCATACCTGTCATTTGGCATCTTTTGCGACTACAAGTCGCCGTATCATTACGCTCTTGTGTACTCTGAAGTACCCTGCCGTTGTGAGAGCGAACTCCTCAAGTCGAATAATTCTGAACCTAAGAACGTGCTTTCACGCTGGCGCTGTGTCACTCAGTTGGCAGTACGTAACGACAACGTAACGATCTATAAAAGTTTATGATGCATTACGTGTACATGTTAATGTCTCCTTGCTTCTGACCTCAATCCAGCCTCAATCCTTCCTTAATTCAAGACGAGCCGTCGCGACATATATCATGATTCCGACCTCATTATCTCATCTACCCACAGAACTCCTTCTAATAGTACTAGAGGAATTAAGACCAAAGGACATCTTGAACATGGGCAAAGTGTGCCGCCAACTGAACCAAATATCTATACCCTACCTCCTCAAGACATCGGACGTACTGCATCCAGAGTCCATTTGTGTCGTAAAACCGAGTTCGCACCGATACTGTACAGAAGAACTCGCAGCGTTGGCTATAAATTTCTCACTTACCACTATCGGCCATTTCTACTGTATAATATCCCACAGGCGCAACTTGTCGGAAGAATGGTACATTCCGCCTTCCCATATTTCATGGCTTATATCTATCATTTGTCGAGTCAACTCATTTCTATCACGGACGACTTCGGTAGGCACCGTCACTTTGGTAATAGATTCATGGGGTACCGGATGGTCCTTACGCTCCGAGGCCGTGCAGGACTTCGTGGCATCTGTTCTTGACCTTGTTCACACTGCTACTCAAAAATCATCCACATCTCTCCAGATATTACAGTTTAATCCTTCTGTCGAAACAAACTACATCTTCAAACATTTTCAAGAACCTCAAGGTTCCAGGCTAGTGAGGAGATTCCAGCACCTTACAAGTTGCTTAATGAACAAGCATTTCGACGCCAAAATGGAGACCAACTTTTCTGGTAAAGGTTGGAAATACCAAAATATTCCATCCTTTTCTCCCATTCAAAGAGCTCTACCGCGTGTTCTCCAGAGCAATTTGACGCATATCGACCTCAATTCCGACTTCCTTCTCGTACCCCCCACCTCAGCCTGGACATTTGAAATGCTCAGGTCTTCCCCAATTGTCACCCTGACTGTTTCTATCCGAGGTCGAATACAAAAAGAAGAATTTACAAGTTATGTCTTCCCCGCAATCGCAGCATCTGTTCCTGGGCTTCAGAGCCTACGAATCACATTTCTCGATGACGATTTCTTGACGGTTGTGGTGGACAATCTATATCGGCTTCCACTCCTACGCAAAATGGTAGTTGGGCTATCGTTTTCCAGAGGTTATGCATTGTCAACATCTATCCCTACGATTAAACGTATCAAACTTGATCATTTTACGACATTTACAGGTTCATCGGAACAAGCTGCTTATTTTGTCCAGATCCCGATTATGCTACCCAACCTGCAGTTTATTAACGTGATCAACGACTCATATTTTCAGTCATACACATTTGAAACGGATTATATGGCTATTGCAGCGCATTTCGGCATCATCAATCGCAGAATGTTGGAGATGAACATTCATCCTTCTATCAGCCTTTGTTTGGCCAACCAGAACAACATTGGGGACAGCATTGCATCAACAGTCCCAGCCGATATTATTGGCTCCGATTGTTCTCAACATTTCACAATAATATCTTGCTTGACACTGAAAGTGGTGTATCATCTGCCGCCTGCTGAAACTGCGGAAACCCACCTGACCTACGATTTACTCGTTGATTACACTTTATCCTGGTTGAACCTATTTCAAGACTTGAGATATCTCACACTTTTGGTAAAATGTAATCGACCCATAGACGACTCGGTACAATCGTACATCGTGTCGTTGATAAAGGCTCGCTTTCCCAAGATGGTGTCCGTCAATCTCGTGAATCTTACCGTTGAACCAGACAAACAACATTACCACTGGTCGAACGCTCATAGCGATTGGGGAAGGGGAACCTATGATATTCCGACGACATTAGAGTATGAACGAAAGTCTCGCGAACTATGTGTATGTTCTCACTTTTAGAGTAACATGGTAGTGTGTCCTTACTACTTTTCAAATGGAGAACCTAGATGTCAATATTATTGAATTTTACATACTACTACTTGCTTTTACTCACTGCCACTCTGTCCTAGTCTCTCCTAGATAGACCACTGTCCTGTACAAGACAATGTAAGGGCCAATTGCATCGTTTTAGTACAACTGCTCCGTTTTTGTGCAATAGTCGCCACGTTATGTCGAATTTTATGATGAGCCAGGGAGCATCCAAAACATATGAATACTCTGCAATAATCGTGAAATTCGCAGAAAATTGTCCAAGTTTGCCACATTGAAAGCGATCAAAGCTGACTTTCAAATTGTGTCCAATTGGCAATTCCCATCAGCTCCGATCGGAGTTACTAGTACTACTTGCTTTCATCCTCAactcttcaagcttcaagcttcaccGGTCACCCCATCCTTTAGTGTAAAAAGCGCTGTATCTTGTTTTCTCTTACGGCTAGTTACCACCACCTACCGTCGGCTACACCATGATTTCGACGTCGCTAATACACATGCCCACCGAACTTCTTTTAAATGTTTTAGAAGATTTGAGGCCAAAGGACATCTTGAACATGGCCAAAGCCTGTCGCCGACTCAACCTAATCGCTATACCGTATTTACTCAAGGAAATGGGATTACCAGATCCAGAAGAATTCTGCGTTGTAAAGGCTAGCTCACACCGATATACGGACGAGCTTGCAGCATTGTCCGTTTATTTCCCACTTTTATCTATCAACCATTTCTACTGTATAATATCTCACAGGCGCGACTTGGAGGATTCATTCATTCCACCATCTCACATCTCGTGGCTGATAGATAACATTCGTCGTGTTAACATTCTGCTCTCACGGCTCTCTTCTGTAGGCACTTTCAGTCTCGTAATAGATTCATGGGGTAGTGGATGGTCCTTACGCTCCGAGATTGTGCAGGGGTTTGTGGCATGGGTTATCGACCTGGTTCATACTGCTATGCGGAAATCCTGTGCATCCCTCCAGATACTCCATTGCCATCCCACAACAGTCGAGACAAACTACAATTTCGAACTGCTCAGAGAACGCTCCGGCCCAAAATTAGTAAGAACGATACGGGACCGTATACATCGTTTGTTTACCAGGACAACTCAATTGGAAGATCCACAATTCGTCGGCAATGGATGGAGATATCGCAAGGCCCCCTCTCTTGGTCCCTTCCGTTGCGTTCTCCCCCGTATGCCCCAAAGCGCTCTCACGCGCTTAGATATCGATTCCGAATTCCTTCTCGTACCCCCTTTCTCGGCGTGGACATTTGAAGTGTTGAGGTCCTCGCCGATAATTACCTTGGTATTTTCGCTGCCGAGCTGTATCACAAAGAAAGAGTTCTCTGTTTACCATTTCCCCCGAATTGCAGCATCCGTCCCAAAGCTTCTGGAACTTCGATGCTCGTTTCCTGATGAAGGATTTTTGAATACTGTGGTGGAGAATCTACATCAAACGCCACTCCTTCGTAAACTGGTTTGCAGCCTATCATTCTCCAACGAATCAATATCTCTTCCATCTATCCCTCGTACAATTCCAATTATTAAACTTGTTCATCTCACTTCATTCACGGGTTCTCCGGACCAGGCAGCTTGTTTTCTTCGATACCCCGTCGTATTACCTAGCCTGCAATTTATCAACTTGATCAGCGACTCGTATTATCAGTCGCAAACATTTGATACGGATTATACGGGTGTTGCGGCTCATTTCGCTTCAATTAATCGCAGAATGATGGAAATGAATATCAATCCCTGTATCAGCCTCTGCTTGGCAAATCAATGTGTCGTTTTGCACGGCATTGCATTAGTACCCGATGGGATTACCGATTGCTTCCAACAGTTTTCAATAGTATCTCGTCTGACGTTGGAAGTAGTTTATCAACATCCGTCTGCTGAAACTGAAGAAACGTCTCCAACCCATGATTCACTTATCCATTATACATTCTCCTGGATGAACGTATTCCGAGGCCTGCGATATCTCACACTTGCGGTGAAGTGTAATAAAGCTATTGACGAtccatcaaaattgcacATCGTGTCCTCAATAAAGAACCGCTTCCCCGAAATGGTGTCGGTCAATCTCGTAAATCTCACCATTGAACCTAGGAAATATCACTACCACTGGTCAAATGCTCATGACGATTGGGAACGGGGAACTTACAATATACCAATGACACCATCGTATGAAAGGAAGTCTCGTGAACTATGCGTATGTTCGGACTTTTAGAgcatccatccatccgtCATCTCCTACGGCTTCGCACATGAAGGACACATTTGGTTGTTATTTATTGCATTATTAACTGATCTGTCTTGTACTATTTATACAGAAACCTGGATTGTAGCGCTAACATCACTGTTCTTTTCCATCAGACAAATGGCTGCCTTAACGCGCTCTGCCAGA encodes:
- a CDS encoding Late secretory pathway protein avl9; amino-acid sequence: MTSTILPPPSPTDSQIRRFPRESDDEDADTASQRSISLSSPPRSRQNSIMSDPRQSFATQSSDSHHSHRESNPFSEQFKNLETPDSSAAPSVLSEDDHDTREFKPVTYPPSPPNRDDAISVSSFASTSSRKARPESLLINPTTEPLILGVALVDFNHLVGPRIEYSIGDIFEDDEVAKILPFLALPDGAHLSSEDYSYFHLVKPGLNPTTIFGISCNQQISAASLLVKGPDVTRSTVQKAVVVLASKPVFGPIREKLRVVTTALFLQRDFRDSSILDDFAASLERSLRSQLTESGLYMGTSIRDLVHTFRQKTLILVKALMLQKRIMFYGYPVEKLCTYQYSLVSLLPGLLQTLDDCGSPPLAARAPTLSRPTSLRTSDHKSMMAYMGLPLDIFGKNAFFQPYLPLQQLDMIKDTPSWLCGCTNSIITQQPDIDLLVNTDTGVFEFRDPKLERSAGLTPADRKWMDDILTDVNENWRSDALSNATGMQQFKGSDDYLRAKFEEYISAALSSVRYRDFISKGENNGVMITGGTGGHPSSTEDFNPLWISEFKNTNAYEVWERTTDPLLFDIVEPRHPCNEKPSVVADIGLRLQEGIQDLKLEQQLAPAREAVARTLTASSTSFFKAVEGVRGRWSQRNTSPAPPTPNEDALNKSSRASTPPVEVSKADFEDVPRTAMQADYTPSSRTLRPFSLTSTNSLPSDSPVTSPVNGAVPSPLKPLSAWSSGIGSFLSAKTARFSLAGAKTPTTARPAESAFPRTPQPLHEEYGEPEGSPLFNGMSPGVSPTSAEVVAPQSISSVLESSASSQTVVPSSSSSSWSTTGAGTGNGNGSTKADGKVEDKVPEKRNAVGEDSSVFTVL